The DNA window GCAGCGCGACCCTCTTCTTGCCGGTCGCGACCGCCCAGGCGAAGATCTTCGGCTTGAGGCCGCCGCCGGCCGTGCCGCTCGTGACGGTCTTGTTGTAGACCTTCTCGAAGATGCGGGGCGGGGCGCACATCAGCGTCGGCTTGATCACCGCGAGGAGGTCGATCAGCCGGTCCACCCGGCCGTCGACGTAGGTCGGGACGCCCACGTGCACGATGCCGCAGAGCAGCGTCTTGCCGAACGCGTGCGACATCGGCAGCCAGAGGTAGTGCAGGTCGTCCGGGGAGAAGAGGCCCAAGTCCTCCTGCGCCACCCCCTCCCAGGTCCAGCCCTTGTGCAGCAGCTCGACGCCCTTGGGGCGGCCGGTGGTGCCGGAGGTGTAGATCAGGGTGGCGACGTTGTCCGGGCTGAGCTGGGACACCACGTCGTCGATCAGCGACGGGTTCGCCCGCAGGGCCGCGGCGCCGAGCTCCTCGAGCTCGGCCAGGGTGATCTGCGGCGGGGTTGCGCCGGCGTCGGCGGGCCCCTCGATGATCACCACCTTGGTCACGGCCGTCTCCACGCCGGAGATCTTCAGCGCCTGCTTCGCGTTCTCCGCGATCAGCACCTTCGACCCGGAGTCGGAGACGATGAACTGGGTGTCCTCCGGCTCGGTGGTCGGGTAGACGGTGGTCGCGGCCGCGCCGGCCACGTTGATCCCGAGGTCGGCGAGGATCCACTCGAGCCGGGTGTTGGAGAGGATCGCGACCCGGTCCTCCAGGCCGACGCCCAGCTCGCGCAGACCGGCGCCGATGGCTCGGCAGCGGTCGCCGACCTGGCGCCAGGTCAGCCACTCGGGACCGGTGTCGGTCGCGTTCGGCTTCGCCAGCGCCCGGGCATCGGGGGTTTTCGCCACGCGCTGAAAGAGCATGTCCGGAATTGACCGGTAGGGAACCTCGAGAGCCATATCGGGCGCCGCCTTCGACCTGAACGGGGAGCTGGTAACGTCGGTGTTACCGCACAGTAATATGTGTCCGGCACCACGGCTAGACTGCGGGATCAACCAACTTCACCGGCGGAACGCCCTCTATCCTAGTCAGCCCCCATGTGAGGTCCAGAGCGCCGCCGGGCTCACAGCTGTTTGTCAGGGCGCGGTGACGCCGCCGGGATACGCGCTGTGACGAAGCCATGGATCACCGCGCCGGCCGCGATGGCGAGTCAGGCGAGCAGTGAGGCCGGCCCGGGTGGTCGGATCGACCTGTTCACACGCCCAGTTTCGCGGTGCGCAGCCGCTCGGCGACGGCCGGATCGCCCTCGACGGTCACCCGCGCGGCGCGCTGCCGCCCGAAGAAGAAGACCGCCAGCTCACCGGCGTCGCCGCGCACCGAGACCTGCGGGTTGTCGCCGGTCAGCGCGGGCGCGAGGCCGGTCGGCGTGATCTCGGCGGCGATGCCCAGCCGGCGCAGCGAGGCACGGGAGATGAGTTTCACGGTCCGCCACAGCGAGGCCTCGAACCCGGGCGTCAGGGCGCGCGGCTGCCAGCCCGGCGCAGCGCGGCGCACGTCCTCGTGGTGAATGAAGAACTCCAGCGTGTTGGCGAGCGGGTCGACCACCGGGTTGGTCATCAGCCCCCAGGACGGCGGGTTGCGCACCTGGTCGACGAGTTGCTCGTAGGGTAGGGCGGCACGGGACAGGCGGATCCTCTCCCCGTACCCGGCAAGGGGTTTGATCATCATGCCGGCCGAGGCGTCCGGCCGGCGCTCCCGGACGACGAGGTGGGCGGCCAGGTCGCGTGTGGTCCAGCCCTCGCAGAGCGTGGGCGCCTCCGGCCCCGTGCTGAGCATCAGGTCGGCGAGGAGGGCACGTTCCCGACGGGCATAGTTCGTCACCGGTCGATCCTAGTCGGTGTAACGCTGCACACAATGTAAACAAGTTGTTGATTCGGCAGGATGGACAGGTAAGGCCGGGAGCCCCGGCGAACACTTACCAGTCGGGTAGGACATTGAGCGGCAGGGCCAGCAATGACGTGCTGGGACGGGGACTGCGTGTGCTCGGCCAGGCGATCCGGACCGAGCCACGGCTCTTCGTGATCAGCTCGATCGGCAGCAGCGTCTTCGGTTTCTTGATCATTGCCAACTCGTACGTGGTCGGCTTCGTCACCGGCCACGTGATCGTGCCGGCGTTCGCGGCCGGGAGCGTGCGCACCGCCTCGCTCGCGCTTGTCGTGGCGCTCCTGGTGGGCATCAGCGGGCTGCGCGTGGCGAGCATCTTCGGCCGGCGTCTCGGCGCCGGATACATGCAGTTCCGGCTGCAGGCGCGGTATCGGCGGGCGGTGACCCGGCGCTATCTGTCGCTGCCGCCGGCCTGGCATCAGCGGCACGCCACCGGCACCCTGCTCTCCAACGCGAACTCCGACGTGGAGGCCTCCTTCGGGCCGATCGCGCCACTGCCGTTCGCGGTCGGCACGATCGTGATGATCTTCGGAGCGATGATCGCGCTCTTCCTCACCGACTGGGTGCTCGCGCTGGTCGGGGTCGCGCTCTTCCCGACCCTGTTCGCGCTGAACCTGGCCTACTCCCGGCGGATGTCGCCGCGGCAGATCCACGCCCAGCGGATGCGTGCCAAGGTCAGCGCGGTGGCGCACGAGAGCTTCGACGGCGCCCTGGTGGTCAAGACGATGGGCCGGGAGGCGGACGAGTCCCGCCGGTTCGGCGTCTTCGTCACCGAGCTGCGCGACGCGCTGATCTCGGTGGGCCGGCTGCGCGGCGTCTTCGACCCGCTGATGGACAGCCTGCCCAGCGTCGGCACGCTCGCCGTGCTGCTGATCGGCACGTGGCGGCTGCAGAGCGGGGCGATAAGCGTGTCCGAGCTGGTCAGCGTCGCGTTCCTTTTCACCGTTCTGGCGTTCCCGGTGCGCGCGATCGGGTGGGTGGTCGGCGAGCTGCCGCGCAGCGTGGCCGGATGGGAGAGGGTCCAGGCCGTCCTTTCGGCCGAGGGCGACCTTCGGTACGGGGATGCGACAGTCCCCGGCAGCGGCCCCGCCGAGCTCCGCTTCGAGCAGGTGAGTTACCGCTACGCCCAGGGCCCGGCCGTCCTGGAGGACGTGACGTTCACCGTCCCGCCCGGCAAGACCGTGGCCCTGGTCGGCGCGACCGGTTCCGGCAAGTCCACGATCGCCGCGCTCGCCATCCGCCTGGTCGACCCGGACTCCGGCAGCGTCGCCCTGGACGGGGTGAAACTGCCCGACCTGTCCGCCGCCGCCCTGGCCGGCGCGGCCGCGCTGGTACCGCAGATCCCGTTCGTCTTCGACGACACCGTGCGCGGCAACATCTCCCTGGACCGGCCCGGCGTCGACGACGACCGGGTGTGGCACGCGCTGCGGCTGGCGCAGGCCGACCGGTTCACCGCGGGCCTGCCGGACGGGCTGGACACCGAGGTCGGCGAACGTGGCACCTCGCTCTCCGGCGGGCAGCGGCAACGGCTCACCCTGGCCCGCGCGCTCGCTGGACGCCCGCGTCTGCTGGTCCTGGACGACGCGACGAGCGCGGTTGATCCGCGTGTGGAGGCCGCCGTGCTCGGCGCGCTGCGGGACGGGGACGCGGGCGCCTCGATCCTGGTCGTGGCGTACCGGCGGGCCACCATCGCCCTCGCCGACCAGGTGGTCTACCTGCACCAGGGCCGGGTGGTGGCGACCGGGACACATCGTGAGCTGATGGCGGCGCAGCCGGGTTACGCCGACCTGGTCACCGCGTACGAGAAGGCGGAGAACCGATGAGCGCCGACGGAACCGTCGCGACGATCAAGCGGGGGCTGGCGCTCTCCCCGGAGCTGCGCACCGGCATCGCCGGCACGATCGGTCTGGCGATGCTGCAGATGGCCGGCCGGGTGGCCGTGCCGATCGCCATCCAGCAGGGCATCGACCGGGGGATCAACGCGCCGGGCGGCCCGGACCCGGGCGTCGTGCTCACCGTGGTCCTGCTGACGCTCGTCGCGCTGATGATCTCCACGCTCTGCGGGTACCTGATGACCCGGCGGCTCTTCACGGTCAGCGAGACGGCGCTCGGCGCGCTGCGCTCCCGGACCTTCCGGCACATCCACGACCTGTCGATGCTGCACCAGCAGTCCGAGCGGCGCGGCTCGATGGTGTCCCGGGTGACGAGCGACGTCGACCAGATCTCCCAGTTCCTGCAGACCGGTGGCATCCAGTTGCTGCTCGCCAGCGGCCAGCTGATCGTCTCCACCGTGGTGATGGCGGTCTACTCCTGGCAGCTCACCATCGTGGTGCTGCTCGCGTTCGGCCCGGCGGTCGCGGTGATCCGGCTCTTCCAGAAGCGGCTCGCGTCCGTCTACGGCACGGTCCGCGAGCGCACCGGCGTGATGCTGGGCGCCGTCGCCGAGAGCGTGGTCGGCGCCACCGTGATCCGCTCCTACGGGGTGGCGGACCGCACCGGCCGGCGCCTGGACACCGCGATCGACGACCTGCGGGTGGCGCAGCAGAAGGCGCTCAAGACCAGCGTGACCAGCTTCTCCAGTGGTGAGATCGGCGCCGGGCTGGCGCTGGCCGGCGTGGTGGTGGCCGGCACGCTGCTCGGTGTGGACGGCGGCCTCACGGTGGGACAGCTCACCGCGTTCCTGTTCCTGGTGACGCTCTTCATCCAGCCGGTGCAGATCGCCACCGACATGCTGAACGAGGCGCAGAACGCGGTTGCGGGCTGGCGCCGGATCCTGGACGTGCTGGACGTCGAGCCGGACGTGGCCGACCCGGACGACCGGGGTGTGCCGCTGCCGGTGGGCCCGCTGTCGGTGCGGTTCGCCGACGTGTCGTTCCGCTACCCCGGTGGGCCGATCGTGCTCGCCGACGTCGATCTGGAGATTCCGGCCAGGACGAAGGTCGCGGTGGTGGGGGAGACGGGCAGCGGCAAGACCACGTTCGCGAAGCTGCTCACCCGCCTGATGGACCCCGCCGCGGGCGAGGTTCTGCTGGGCGGGACGCCGCTCACCTCGGTGCGGTTCTCGTCGCTGCGCTCGCGCGTGGTGATGGTGCCGCAGGACGGCTTCCTCTTCGACGCGACGGTGGCCGAGAACATCCGGTTCGCCGAGCCGGGCCTCTCCGACGATCAGCTGCGGGAGGCCTTCGGCGAGCTCGGGCTCGGCGATTGGCTCGCCGGCCTGCCGGCCGGGCTCGAAACCCCGGTGGGCGAGCGCGGCGAGGCGCTCAGCGTGGGGGAGCGGCAATTGGTGGCATTGGTACGGGCCTACGTCGCCGACCCGGATCTGCTGGTGCTCGACGAGGCGACCAGCGCGGTGGACCCGGCCACCGAGGTGCGGCTGCAGCACGCGCTTGACCTGGTCACCCGCGGGCGGACCACGGTGGCGATCGCGCACCGGTTGTCGACGGCTCAGGCCGCCGACGAGGTGATCGTCGTGGACGCGGGCCGCGTCGTGCAACGCGGCCCGCACTCACGCCTCGTCGCCGAGGATGGTTCGATCTACGCCAAGCTCTACGCCAGCTGGTTGGAACAGACGCGCTGACCGGTTGTTTCCCGGTGAGATGAGCGCGTCGCCCGCCGCGGCTGCCTCCGGCTTGTTGAACAGCCGGGGCAACCGCGGCGAGAAACCCGCCATCTCAGCGATTCGAGAGCCGCCTCATCAGCGGGCGTAGTACTCCACGACCAGCTGCTCGTCGCAGAGAACCGGGACCTCGGAGCGCTGCGGCGCCCGGACCACGGTGGTGCGCAGCTCCTCGAGGACCGTCGACAGGTACGGCGCGGTCGGCCCATCGATGTGGGTGCCGGTCGCGGCGATCTGGAACGGCGGCTTCGAGCGGCTGGTCTCCTTGACCTCGATGACCTGACCCGGCTTCAGCTTGTAGCCGGGGCGGTCCACCTTCTTGCCGTCCACGGTGAAGTGACCGTGCACGACCAGCTGGCGGGCCTGGTAGATGGTCCGGGTGAAGCCGGCGCGGAACACGGTCGCGTCGAGGCGGCGCTCGAGCAGCGTGACCATCGTCTCGCCGGTCTTGCCCTCGGCCTTGTGCGCGGCGTCGTACGCGGCCCGCATCTGGACCTCGCTGATGTTGTACTGGTGGCGAAGCCGCTGCTTCTCCAGGAGCCGGACCTGGTAGTCCGAGCTCTTCCGGCGTCCCCGGCCGTGCACGCCCGGCGGGAACGGACGACGCTCGAAGTACTTGACGCACTTACGCGTCAGCGGAATT is part of the Actinoplanes missouriensis 431 genome and encodes:
- a CDS encoding AMP-dependent synthetase/ligase, translating into MALEVPYRSIPDMLFQRVAKTPDARALAKPNATDTGPEWLTWRQVGDRCRAIGAGLRELGVGLEDRVAILSNTRLEWILADLGINVAGAAATTVYPTTEPEDTQFIVSDSGSKVLIAENAKQALKISGVETAVTKVVIIEGPADAGATPPQITLAELEELGAAALRANPSLIDDVVSQLSPDNVATLIYTSGTTGRPKGVELLHKGWTWEGVAQEDLGLFSPDDLHYLWLPMSHAFGKTLLCGIVHVGVPTYVDGRVDRLIDLLAVIKPTLMCAPPRIFEKVYNKTVTSGTAGGGLKPKIFAWAVATGKKRVALQQAGKPVPAGLALQYSIAEKLVFSKLQQKLGGNLRVLVSGSAALSRDISEFFAAANLPILEGYGMTEACAANVVNRRGKLKIGTVGQPVGDLEVRIDTDGEVLLRGAPVMRGYHNLPEATAEAFTEDGFLRTGDIGELDADGYLKITDRKKDLVKTSGGKFIAPSAIEGAFKAVCPYTSQAIVIGQNRNFVTMLISLDEDAITAWAQSGPLAGKSYPEIVAAPETEKLVEGFIAELNGKLNRWETIKKFAILPRDLSIEAGEVTPSMKIKRRSVETNFAEQIDKMYAGSLAQL
- a CDS encoding TIGR03085 family metal-binding protein, coding for MTNYARRERALLADLMLSTGPEAPTLCEGWTTRDLAAHLVVRERRPDASAGMMIKPLAGYGERIRLSRAALPYEQLVDQVRNPPSWGLMTNPVVDPLANTLEFFIHHEDVRRAAPGWQPRALTPGFEASLWRTVKLISRASLRRLGIAAEITPTGLAPALTGDNPQVSVRGDAGELAVFFFGRQRAARVTVEGDPAVAERLRTAKLGV
- a CDS encoding ABC transporter ATP-binding protein, with protein sequence MSGRASNDVLGRGLRVLGQAIRTEPRLFVISSIGSSVFGFLIIANSYVVGFVTGHVIVPAFAAGSVRTASLALVVALLVGISGLRVASIFGRRLGAGYMQFRLQARYRRAVTRRYLSLPPAWHQRHATGTLLSNANSDVEASFGPIAPLPFAVGTIVMIFGAMIALFLTDWVLALVGVALFPTLFALNLAYSRRMSPRQIHAQRMRAKVSAVAHESFDGALVVKTMGREADESRRFGVFVTELRDALISVGRLRGVFDPLMDSLPSVGTLAVLLIGTWRLQSGAISVSELVSVAFLFTVLAFPVRAIGWVVGELPRSVAGWERVQAVLSAEGDLRYGDATVPGSGPAELRFEQVSYRYAQGPAVLEDVTFTVPPGKTVALVGATGSGKSTIAALAIRLVDPDSGSVALDGVKLPDLSAAALAGAAALVPQIPFVFDDTVRGNISLDRPGVDDDRVWHALRLAQADRFTAGLPDGLDTEVGERGTSLSGGQRQRLTLARALAGRPRLLVLDDATSAVDPRVEAAVLGALRDGDAGASILVVAYRRATIALADQVVYLHQGRVVATGTHRELMAAQPGYADLVTAYEKAENR
- a CDS encoding ABC transporter ATP-binding protein, whose translation is MSADGTVATIKRGLALSPELRTGIAGTIGLAMLQMAGRVAVPIAIQQGIDRGINAPGGPDPGVVLTVVLLTLVALMISTLCGYLMTRRLFTVSETALGALRSRTFRHIHDLSMLHQQSERRGSMVSRVTSDVDQISQFLQTGGIQLLLASGQLIVSTVVMAVYSWQLTIVVLLAFGPAVAVIRLFQKRLASVYGTVRERTGVMLGAVAESVVGATVIRSYGVADRTGRRLDTAIDDLRVAQQKALKTSVTSFSSGEIGAGLALAGVVVAGTLLGVDGGLTVGQLTAFLFLVTLFIQPVQIATDMLNEAQNAVAGWRRILDVLDVEPDVADPDDRGVPLPVGPLSVRFADVSFRYPGGPIVLADVDLEIPARTKVAVVGETGSGKTTFAKLLTRLMDPAAGEVLLGGTPLTSVRFSSLRSRVVMVPQDGFLFDATVAENIRFAEPGLSDDQLREAFGELGLGDWLAGLPAGLETPVGERGEALSVGERQLVALVRAYVADPDLLVLDEATSAVDPATEVRLQHALDLVTRGRTTVAIAHRLSTAQAADEVIVVDAGRVVQRGPHSRLVAEDGSIYAKLYASWLEQTR
- the rpsD gene encoding 30S ribosomal protein S4 codes for the protein MNNSRPKAKLSRALGIPLTRKCVKYFERRPFPPGVHGRGRRKSSDYQVRLLEKQRLRHQYNISEVQMRAAYDAAHKAEGKTGETMVTLLERRLDATVFRAGFTRTIYQARQLVVHGHFTVDGKKVDRPGYKLKPGQVIEVKETSRSKPPFQIAATGTHIDGPTAPYLSTVLEELRTTVVRAPQRSEVPVLCDEQLVVEYYAR